A stretch of Bradyrhizobium sp. CCBAU 53338 DNA encodes these proteins:
- a CDS encoding DNA-3-methyladenine glycosylase I, with the protein MTSFKTIRTRAEKRKGGSKALDKLMPDKPDLKRLARLGDDRILAEMTKRVFCAGFAWSVIDAKWDGFEDAFLRFQPAKLSFQPEDYWEGLLRDARIVRNGAKIMSVRENAAFVQEIAKEHGSFGKFLAQWPPSNEVGLLDLLTRRGSRLGGNTGQMLLRFVGWDGFVTSKDVVACLRDAGLDIAEEVKSKGDLAKVQAQFNAWAEETGLPYTYLSRICALSVGENRSEH; encoded by the coding sequence ATGACGTCCTTCAAGACCATTCGTACCCGCGCCGAGAAGCGCAAGGGCGGCTCCAAGGCGCTCGACAAGCTGATGCCTGACAAGCCCGACCTGAAGCGGTTGGCCAGGCTCGGCGACGATCGCATCCTCGCCGAGATGACGAAGCGGGTGTTTTGCGCGGGCTTTGCCTGGAGCGTGATCGACGCAAAATGGGACGGTTTCGAAGACGCCTTTCTGCGCTTCCAGCCGGCCAAGCTCTCCTTCCAGCCCGAAGACTATTGGGAAGGCCTGCTGCGCGATGCGCGGATCGTGCGCAACGGCGCCAAGATCATGTCGGTGCGCGAGAATGCCGCCTTCGTGCAGGAGATCGCGAAAGAGCACGGCAGCTTCGGTAAATTCCTGGCGCAATGGCCGCCGTCCAACGAGGTCGGCCTGCTTGATCTCTTGACCAGGCGCGGCAGCCGGCTAGGGGGCAACACCGGGCAGATGCTGCTGCGCTTCGTCGGCTGGGACGGCTTTGTCACCTCCAAGGACGTCGTTGCCTGCCTGCGCGATGCGGGCCTGGACATCGCCGAAGAGGTCAAGTCGAAGGGCGATCTCGCCAAGGTGCAGGCGCAGTTCAATGCCTGGGCCGAGGAGACCGGTCTGCCCTACACTTATCTGTCGCGCATCTGCGCGCTCTCGGTCGGTGAAAACCGGAGCGAGCATTAG
- a CDS encoding Crp/Fnr family transcriptional regulator: protein MRAVLDCCTGGTERRIAAGTDLVTEGGASGHLYVLMDGKLEVLKGEMIVATVTEPGAVLGEMSVLLGVPHTATVRACTNTVIYEFEDAASLLKQQPELALLLARMLAQRLNAANTYLADLKRQYAGHGTHLAMVGEVLQSMINLPPLEVSPGSDRKSDPRM, encoded by the coding sequence ATGCGCGCGGTTCTGGATTGTTGCACCGGTGGAACGGAGCGGAGGATTGCCGCCGGCACCGATCTGGTGACAGAGGGCGGCGCTTCCGGCCATCTCTATGTGCTGATGGACGGCAAGCTCGAGGTGCTCAAGGGCGAGATGATCGTCGCCACCGTCACGGAGCCGGGCGCGGTCCTGGGCGAGATGTCGGTGTTGCTGGGAGTGCCGCATACTGCAACCGTGCGAGCCTGTACGAACACGGTCATCTATGAGTTCGAGGATGCTGCCTCGCTCCTCAAGCAGCAGCCGGAGCTCGCGCTCTTGCTCGCGCGCATGCTGGCGCAGCGGCTCAATGCCGCCAACACCTATCTCGCCGATCTCAAGCGCCAATATGCCGGCCACGGCACGCATCTCGCCATGGTCGGCGAGGTGCTCCAGAGCATGATCAACCTGCCGCCGCTCGAGGTCTCGCCAGGCTCGGATCGGAAATCCGATCCAAGGATGTGA
- a CDS encoding metallophosphoesterase, producing the protein MRCLVVADLHYSLPQLDWLVSAAPQFDLVIFAGDALDVGSMVDFRAQIVVVKKYLAMIASKTRVILCSGNHDLDERNAEGEKISRWISEVRELGIACDGDNLTIGDTLFTVCPWWDGPLVKQRIVDQLRDAAVDHPRRWIWAHHAPPADSPTSWGGKRFFGDVEVVQWIMQYQPSMVISGHVHQSPFIKDGSWYDLIGQTWVFNAGLQPGRPPTRIVLDLDENRAFWLAAGEAQWIDLGAPLKRPASHVTEPPDWLTSLDRISDPSLARPRAAAG; encoded by the coding sequence ATGCGCTGCCTGGTCGTGGCCGACCTGCACTATTCGCTGCCGCAGCTCGACTGGCTGGTTAGCGCGGCGCCGCAGTTCGATCTGGTGATCTTCGCAGGCGACGCGCTGGACGTCGGCTCGATGGTGGATTTCCGTGCCCAGATCGTGGTGGTGAAAAAGTACCTGGCGATGATCGCGTCGAAGACCCGCGTCATCCTCTGCTCCGGAAACCACGACCTCGACGAGCGCAACGCGGAAGGCGAGAAGATCTCCCGCTGGATTTCAGAGGTCCGCGAGCTCGGCATTGCCTGCGACGGCGACAATCTCACCATCGGCGATACGCTGTTTACGGTGTGCCCGTGGTGGGACGGACCGCTGGTGAAGCAGCGCATCGTCGACCAGTTGCGCGATGCCGCGGTCGATCACCCACGGCGCTGGATCTGGGCGCATCATGCGCCGCCGGCCGATTCACCGACGAGCTGGGGCGGCAAGCGCTTCTTCGGCGATGTCGAAGTGGTGCAGTGGATCATGCAGTATCAGCCCTCGATGGTGATCTCGGGCCATGTGCACCAATCGCCGTTCATCAAGGACGGCTCGTGGTACGACCTGATAGGCCAGACCTGGGTGTTCAACGCCGGCCTGCAGCCGGGACGCCCGCCGACACGCATCGTGCTTGATCTCGATGAGAACAGGGCGTTCTGGCTGGCGGCCGGCGAAGCGCAGTGGATCGATCTCGGCGCACCGCTGAAGCGGCCGGCGTCCCATGTCACTGAGCCGCCGGACTGGCTCACATCCTTGGATCGGATTTCCGATCCGAGCCTGGCGAGACCTCGAGCGGCGGCAGGTTGA
- a CDS encoding DUF1330 domain-containing protein, with product MAKAYWVATYRAIRNPDAMAAYAKLSRPAIEAAGGRVLARGMPAAAFELGQMERVVLIEFDSVERARAAYESPAYKAAHDLLGDGADRDIRIVEAAD from the coding sequence ATGGCCAAAGCCTATTGGGTTGCGACCTACCGCGCGATCAGAAATCCCGATGCCATGGCGGCCTATGCCAAGCTGTCGCGTCCGGCGATCGAGGCCGCCGGCGGCCGCGTGCTCGCGCGGGGCATGCCGGCTGCGGCCTTCGAGCTCGGCCAGATGGAACGGGTCGTTCTCATCGAGTTCGACAGCGTCGAACGCGCCAGGGCCGCCTATGAAAGCCCGGCCTACAAGGCCGCGCACGATCTGCTTGGCGACGGCGCCGATCGCGATATCAGGATCGTCGAAGCGGCCGACTAG
- a CDS encoding HEPN family nuclease: protein MTDYAVTVRHFAQRTRKNLEKIEELSKLKPNEYFEVTQLIISAIGLLMFPQQEFFDDIPKKSLAELKKDGWPIPSFEHGQERTQNLRDLVKNMRNSFAHFNIDFASDKGAIKGVYLWNRSRETEPPNWVCYLSISDLREIFGKFARLIEKKSQGCYSEIVINQVRSEIRRALRG, encoded by the coding sequence ATGACTGACTACGCGGTTACTGTTCGCCACTTTGCGCAGAGAACTCGCAAAAATCTTGAAAAGATAGAGGAGCTGAGCAAGCTCAAGCCCAACGAATATTTCGAAGTGACTCAGCTGATCATTTCCGCCATTGGACTTCTGATGTTCCCCCAGCAGGAATTCTTTGACGATATCCCAAAGAAGAGTCTTGCGGAATTGAAGAAGGATGGATGGCCAATCCCCTCCTTTGAGCACGGGCAGGAGAGAACGCAGAACCTCCGCGACCTGGTAAAGAACATGCGAAACAGTTTTGCGCACTTCAATATCGACTTTGCGTCTGACAAAGGTGCAATCAAAGGTGTGTATCTTTGGAATAGGTCGCGCGAGACCGAACCGCCGAACTGGGTTTGCTATTTGAGCATCAGTGATCTTCGCGAGATATTTGGAAAGTTCGCAAGGCTGATTGAGAAAAAGTCGCAAGGTTGTTATAGCGAAATCGTTATAAATCAAGTCCGATCAGAGATTCGTCGCGCGCTGAGAGGTTAG